The Petrotoga olearia DSM 13574 genome includes a region encoding these proteins:
- a CDS encoding methionine ABC transporter permease: MIQDLFIATFETLYMTFVSGFIAILLGIPLGIALYMLSKSDKNAAKTWYSILDWIVNIFRSIPFIILIILIIPLTRLLTGTIIGSTAAIVPLSIAAIPFMARLAETSFNNLSQGLLDTSVSMGMTNRQFILKVLLPETAPEMVSNITLLIINLITYTAIAGAVGAGGLGAMAINYGYQRFRMDVLLYDVAILIFLTQIIQFVGSRLSNSLRK; encoded by the coding sequence ATGATCCAAGATCTATTTATAGCTACTTTTGAAACGTTATACATGACTTTTGTGTCTGGTTTTATAGCTATTTTGTTGGGTATTCCTTTGGGTATAGCTCTCTACATGTTGTCTAAAAGTGATAAAAATGCAGCAAAAACTTGGTATTCCATTTTAGATTGGATTGTAAATATATTTAGGTCAATACCTTTTATCATCCTTATTATTTTGATAATCCCTTTAACAAGATTATTAACAGGAACAATAATTGGATCAACCGCAGCGATTGTGCCTTTGTCTATAGCAGCCATTCCGTTTATGGCAAGATTGGCTGAAACTTCTTTTAACAATCTTTCACAAGGTTTACTAGACACATCTGTGTCTATGGGTATGACCAATAGACAGTTTATATTGAAAGTATTATTACCTGAAACTGCCCCAGAGATGGTTTCAAATATTACTTTGTTGATTATAAATCTAATAACTTATACGGCTATCGCGGGAGCTGTGGGAGCTGGAGGCCTTGGGGCAATGGCTATAAATTACGGATATCAAAGGTTTAGAATGGATGTGCTTCTATACGATGTGGCAATATTAATCTTCTTAACTCAGATAATTCAATTTGTTGGTTCAAGATTGTCGAACTCTTTAAGAAAATGA
- a CDS encoding glycine betaine ABC transporter substrate-binding protein, whose protein sequence is MLTLKKLTILALFVVFSLTAIFGATLTVGIRYFTEHYILGNLASLLLEENGFNVVKRDGLHALPSREGLITGQIDILAEYTGTAWATYLGQEEMITDPDELFEKVKELDAKNGVVWLDRINVNNTYALAIRQEDYEKYGFETLSDLVAYWNEHPSEFLVGVDHEFYERPDGFFAFADHYGLDIPESQVLTMQTGLTYEAIANNKIDIAMVFTTDPQILKYNLHVLEDDKNFWPYYHISFIVRKDVLDEYPEIEEILRPLTMYLNEDILIRLNYRVDIEGLEPEVVARDYLEGLGLID, encoded by the coding sequence GTGTTAACGTTGAAAAAACTTACAATACTTGCATTGTTTGTTGTATTTTCTTTGACTGCAATATTTGGTGCAACTTTAACTGTAGGTATAAGATACTTCACAGAACATTACATCCTGGGAAACTTGGCTTCACTGCTACTTGAAGAGAACGGTTTTAACGTTGTTAAAAGGGATGGCCTTCATGCTCTCCCCTCTAGAGAAGGTTTAATAACGGGTCAGATCGATATACTTGCAGAGTACACTGGAACCGCGTGGGCAACTTACCTAGGTCAAGAAGAAATGATCACTGATCCAGATGAACTTTTCGAAAAAGTCAAAGAACTAGACGCTAAAAATGGAGTCGTTTGGCTTGATAGAATAAACGTTAACAATACTTATGCCCTTGCTATTCGTCAAGAAGATTATGAAAAATATGGTTTCGAAACCCTCTCTGACTTAGTTGCTTACTGGAACGAACATCCAAGTGAGTTTTTGGTAGGAGTCGACCATGAATTCTATGAAAGACCTGATGGTTTCTTTGCCTTTGCTGACCACTATGGTTTAGATATTCCTGAATCTCAAGTATTAACTATGCAAACCGGATTAACCTACGAGGCAATTGCAAACAATAAAATAGATATAGCTATGGTTTTTACTACCGATCCACAAATTTTAAAATACAACCTACATGTATTAGAAGACGATAAAAACTTCTGGCCTTATTACCATATCTCTTTTATAGTTAGAAAAGATGTTCTAGATGAATACCCTGAAATTGAAGAAATTTTGAGACCTCTCACAATGTACCTAAACGAAGACATTTTAATAAGGCTAAACTATAGAGTAGATATTGAAGGTCTTGAACCAGAAGTCGTTGCGAGAGATTATTTAGAAGGTTTAGGTTTGATAGATTAA
- a CDS encoding glycine betaine ABC transporter substrate-binding protein, translating to MLTLKKWAILVLVVAFSLNGLFGATLTVGASNFTEQYIFGEIISALLEENGFRVDKRFGLNTLVKRTGMLNGQIDVTADYTGTAWTTYYHKEELIYDPTELYNQVKNMDKEQGLVWLDLTSINNSYALAMTRERAESLGIDTISDLAEYVNNNPRELKIAIDYEFFEGAMNIFEMAEAYNMNISKNDVKTMQWGLTYEAVNQGDADITMVFTTDSQLLKYDLKVLEDDKHFFPFYHVAVVMREDTLEKYPEIAEILRPFAMYLNQDIVIRLNYLVDVEGKEPEEVAKNYLKGLGLIE from the coding sequence GTGTTAACGTTGAAAAAGTGGGCAATACTTGTGTTAGTCGTCGCGTTTTCTTTAAATGGCCTATTTGGTGCAACTTTAACTGTAGGTGCTTCCAATTTCACAGAGCAGTATATATTTGGTGAGATAATATCTGCATTACTTGAAGAAAACGGCTTTAGGGTTGATAAAAGATTTGGTTTAAATACTTTAGTGAAAAGAACAGGAATGTTGAACGGTCAAATAGATGTTACCGCAGATTATACAGGAACAGCATGGACAACGTACTATCATAAAGAGGAATTGATTTACGACCCCACAGAATTATACAACCAGGTTAAAAACATGGATAAAGAACAAGGATTAGTATGGCTTGATCTAACCAGTATAAACAACTCATATGCTTTGGCTATGACAAGGGAAAGAGCTGAAAGCTTAGGTATTGATACCATATCCGATCTTGCCGAATATGTAAATAACAATCCTAGAGAATTAAAAATAGCAATTGACTACGAATTCTTCGAAGGTGCAATGAATATATTCGAGATGGCAGAAGCATACAACATGAACATATCCAAAAACGATGTTAAAACTATGCAGTGGGGTTTAACCTATGAGGCTGTGAATCAAGGAGATGCTGATATAACAATGGTCTTTACCACCGATTCTCAACTGTTGAAATACGACTTAAAGGTTTTGGAAGATGATAAACATTTCTTCCCTTTTTATCATGTAGCTGTTGTTATGAGAGAAGATACTTTAGAAAAATATCCTGAGATAGCAGAAATATTGAGACCTTTTGCTATGTACTTAAACCAAGATATAGTCATAAGGTTAAACTATTTAGTAGATGTCGAGGGAAAAGAACCAGAGGAAGTTGCAAAGAATTATCTTAAAGGTTTAGGTTTAATAGAATAA
- a CDS encoding methionine ABC transporter ATP-binding protein gives MLKIKNLNLIYDDKNHVLKNVNFTVEDGEILGIIGLSGAGKTSLLRTMNLLQAPTSGEIFLDQVDLRKLNKNQLRNVRKKISIVFQHFNLLRSRTVFENVSLPLEIEKVPKGEIEVRVNKLLEDVNLLHKKDSYPSQLSGGEKQRTAIARALINNPDIILFDEPTSSLDPSTTQRILDLILEINKSMKKSILIVTHEMDVIKKICDKVVYLKNGTVDFFGKVHEFFIKKENELNKEFYQEINVDWKRVKEVVQGENDRLIKVVFWGEKTHEPILHNITKKYDITLNILYGKIEHLKDNPYGTLIVEVISTQREMEKFLEELSANVYKVEVLK, from the coding sequence TTGTTAAAAATAAAAAATCTTAATCTCATATATGATGATAAAAATCATGTCTTAAAAAACGTAAATTTTACAGTTGAAGATGGAGAAATTCTGGGGATTATTGGTCTATCCGGAGCGGGGAAAACGTCTCTTTTGAGAACGATGAACCTGCTCCAAGCTCCTACTTCCGGGGAGATTTTCTTAGATCAAGTAGATCTAAGAAAATTAAATAAAAACCAATTGAGAAACGTGAGAAAAAAGATTAGTATAGTATTCCAACATTTCAACTTGTTGCGTTCTAGAACGGTATTTGAAAATGTATCTCTTCCCCTTGAAATTGAAAAGGTCCCTAAAGGAGAAATAGAAGTTCGTGTGAATAAGTTATTGGAAGATGTCAATCTTCTTCATAAAAAGGATTCTTATCCTTCACAATTATCAGGAGGAGAGAAACAAAGAACAGCTATAGCAAGGGCATTGATAAATAATCCTGATATTATTTTGTTTGATGAGCCCACATCGTCTTTAGACCCAAGCACTACACAGAGAATTTTAGATCTTATATTGGAAATTAATAAGAGTATGAAAAAGTCAATTTTGATTGTTACTCATGAGATGGATGTGATTAAAAAGATTTGTGATAAAGTTGTTTATTTAAAAAATGGAACCGTTGATTTTTTTGGTAAAGTCCATGAATTTTTTATTAAAAAAGAAAATGAACTTAATAAAGAATTTTATCAAGAAATAAACGTAGATTGGAAGAGGGTAAAAGAAGTTGTTCAAGGAGAAAACGATAGGTTGATAAAGGTAGTTTTTTGGGGAGAAAAAACTCATGAACCTATCTTGCATAACATCACTAAAAAATATGACATCACATTGAATATACTTTACGGTAAGATAGAACATTTGAAAGACAATCCCTATGGAACTTTAATAGTTGAGGTTATTTCTACACAAAGGGAAATGGAAAAGTTTTTAGAAGAGCTCTCTGCTAATGTTTACAAAGTTGAGGTGTTGAAATAA
- a CDS encoding MetQ/NlpA family ABC transporter substrate-binding protein, producing the protein MKRSKSVVKVLVSLFVFLTLFFVEGYALFGFGRNTFKVGATPVPHAEILEFVKDDFKEKTGVELQIVIFTDYVQPNLALEDGSIDANYFQHEPYLETFKRERKLPDLVSVAKIHVEPMGFYLKKELKDLKKGDLIIIPNDVTNEGRSLLLLQEYGVIKLGEREDPLVATIKDIVENPYGLVFKELEAPYLPRTYKEDKNVVGAIINTNYAIEAGLNPLEDAVFFEGAQSPYANIIAVKESRVDDELVKALIEVLTTDKVRKVILEKYNGAVVPVF; encoded by the coding sequence ATGAAAAGAAGTAAGAGTGTAGTAAAGGTTTTGGTTTCATTATTTGTTTTTTTAACATTGTTTTTCGTTGAAGGGTATGCTTTGTTTGGCTTTGGTCGGAATACCTTCAAAGTAGGAGCTACTCCGGTTCCACACGCTGAGATTTTAGAGTTTGTAAAAGATGATTTTAAAGAAAAAACCGGTGTAGAGCTTCAGATAGTAATTTTTACGGATTATGTTCAACCTAATTTGGCTTTGGAAGATGGTTCTATAGATGCGAATTATTTTCAGCATGAACCATATTTAGAAACTTTTAAAAGGGAACGTAAGCTGCCAGACTTGGTATCTGTTGCTAAGATCCATGTTGAACCTATGGGATTTTATTTGAAGAAAGAGTTAAAGGACCTCAAAAAAGGTGATTTAATTATAATTCCTAACGATGTTACTAACGAAGGTAGGTCTTTGTTGCTTCTTCAAGAATATGGAGTGATTAAGCTCGGGGAGAGAGAAGATCCTTTAGTAGCAACTATCAAGGATATTGTTGAAAATCCATACGGTTTGGTATTCAAAGAGCTTGAAGCACCGTATTTGCCCAGGACTTATAAGGAAGATAAAAATGTTGTTGGGGCTATAATTAACACAAATTATGCTATAGAAGCGGGGCTAAACCCATTGGAAGATGCGGTATTCTTTGAAGGAGCCCAATCTCCATATGCCAACATAATAGCTGTAAAAGAAAGCCGTGTAGATGATGAACTAGTAAAAGCTTTGATTGAAGTGCTAACAACCGATAAGGTTAGAAAAGTTATTTTAGAGAAGTACAATGGTGCCGTGGTACCTGTATTTTGA